One part of the Lytechinus pictus isolate F3 Inbred chromosome 3, Lp3.0, whole genome shotgun sequence genome encodes these proteins:
- the LOC129255991 gene encoding uncharacterized protein LOC129255991: protein MEKGINSEDWKQRASVPPQGIIRETFIIGKFGKDILESKKAIRVTMKFEQSVFALVFLSFLIGTAITAPACGGGGACGDGSGGGGGGCGGGGCGGSGGGGDGSGAGHGYGGGGSSSSSESGGGSGGGWGGGSGADGGSGGDGDGGASGGDGGGGDGGADGGDGGADGADGGGDGGDAADASGGVGAGGAFAPGVGGAGRAPGGGAAFAPGVGGAGRALGGGAAFAPGGGPGGHGGAYAPAGGSSGNGGAGAGYGGACNGGDSGGCDGDSGEHAAPTSLRTKCASSSSPTSTRPSTSSTNSCPGSSSGSCSSTCSGTRTSTRTRSSRWQWRKR from the exons ATGGAGAAGGGTATAAATTCTGAGGATTGGAAGCAGAGAGCATCAGTTCCTCCTCAAGGAATAATCAGAGAAACATTCATCATAGGGAAATTCGGAAAGGACATTCTAGAAAGCAAGAAAGCAATTCGAGTCACCATGAAGTTTGAACAAAGTGTGTTTGCCTTAGTCTTCCTCAGTTTTCTGATTGGCACTGCAATAACGGCTCCCG CATGTGGTGGAGGTGGCGCTTGCGGTGATGGTAGCGGTGGTGGAGGAGGTGGATGTGGAGGAGGCGGATGCGGCGGGAGCGGTGGTGGAGGCGATGGAAGCGGTGCAGGACACGGCTATGGAG GAGGgggcagcagtagcagcagcgaAAGCGGTGGTGGAAGTGGAGGAGGATGGGGCGGAGGAAGTGGAGCCGATGGCGGAAGTGGAGGTGATGGAGACGGTGGAGCAAGTGGAGGCGATGGAGGTGGCGGTGATGGTGGTGCTGATGGCGGAGACGGAGGAGCTGATGGAGCCGATGGCGGCGGAGATGGAGGGGATGCAGCAGATGCGAGTGGAGGAGTTGGAGCAGGTGGAGCTTTCGCCCCTGGAGTCGGAGGAGCCGGTCGTGCGCCTGGAGGTGGCGCCGCTTTCGCTCCTGGAGTCGGAGGAGCCGGTCGTGCGCTTGGAGGTGGCGCCGCTTTCGCTCCTGGCGGTGGCCCCGGTGGTCATGGTGGAGCTTACGCCCCTGCTGGAGGCTCATCGG GTAATGGAGGTGCTGGAGCTGGTTACGGTGGCGCATGCAATGGCGGAGACTCCGGGGGTTGTGATGGAGACTCTGGTGAGCATGCCGCA CCCACCAGTTTACGCACCAAGTGCGCCAGTTCCAGCAGCCCCACGAGCACCCGTCCCAGCACCTCGAGCACCAATTCCTGCCCCGGCTCCAGCTCCGGCTCCTGCTCCAGCACCTGCTCCGGCACCCGCACCAGCACCCGCACCCGGAGCTCCAGATGGCAGTGGAGAAAACGGTAA
- the LOC129257941 gene encoding agrin-like isoform X1, with protein MDLKYIFNVFMFIIYAASLRVTADSSEDDSCEDSDSSDYETMCEQYIAVTRCRNNFGPVCGSNSITYRSEYRLALAACSHGRDYPIIHVTRRGSCIWIPRPPVMATRPPPARDPCDFRCQSGQPFVCGSDGVVYESRCHLTRINCYGNTYITVINEGLCGGEPTTLVPAMKVTSPTTQPVVVTVMMTQPSMVTTTPVPTTQMTTPTPTRRTPRQFGGNNTPQPGRGDTPCNDNCPDGPADGSAAVCGTDGETYETECHLLVKQCQEDRMLVVSTRGRCPQAQRQCPPTSICPMEYLPICGTGNITYPSLCHFQIAACKAKDDSRKVLLAGECPNNLQRSCPSCPPEINEVCGSDNMTYTSECALREISCLYNLPDLQVAHLGHCPNQECPDTCTDVMDPVCATNGKTYSSLCALSVEACKYKDTQITVAYRGRCSGDFCNVVCPDIYEPLCDNKGTTYQNACQLWIAICTDPGLTKKLDQEGCNLAIP; from the exons ATGGATTTAAAGTACATTTTCAACGTATTCATGTTCATCATCTATGCGGCATCACTTCGGGTGACAGCGGACTCCAGTGAAGACG ATAGCTGCGAGGACTCGGACTCATCAGATTATGAGACGATGTGTGAACAGTACATTGCTGTGACGAGATGTCGGAACAACTTTGGGCCAGTCTGTGGGTCAAACAGTATCACGTATCGGAGCGAGTACCGCCTAGCACTGGCGGCCTGTTCACATGGGAGAGATTATCCGATTATTCACGTCACACGAAGGGGGTCGTGCATATGGATACCAAGACCTCCAG TCATGGCAACTCGTCCCCCACCCGCCCGTGACCCTTGCGACTTCCGTTGCCAGAGTGGACAGCCGTTCGTCTGTGGCAGCGACGGAGTTGTCTACGAATCACGTTGCCACCTTACTCGAATCAACTGCTACGGCAACACATACATCACGGTTATAAATGAAGGATTGTGCGGGGGCGAACCTACAACACTAGTGCCGGCGATGAAGGTTACCTCCCCTACAACGCAACCTG ttGTTGTAACCGTTATGATGACGCAACCATCCATGGTCACCACTACCCCAGTACCAACAACACAAATGACTACACCGACTCCTACCAGAAGAACGCCAAGGCAGTTTGGAGGAAATAACA CACCACAACCTGGTCGCGGCGATACTCCCTGCAACGACAACTGCCCCGATGGTCCCGCCGACGGTTCCGCTGCCGTGTGTGGTACGGATGGTGAGACGTACGAAACAGAGTGTCATCTCCTTGTCAAGCAATGCCAAGAAGATAGGATGTTGGTCGTGTCAACCCGTGGTCGGTGTCCTCAAGCCCAAAGACAGTGTCCTCCGACCAGTATCTGTCCAATGGAGTATCTTCCGATATGCGGTACGGGAAACATCACCTATCCGTCGTTGTGCCATTTCCAGATAGCCGCCTGTAAGGCCAAAGATGACTCGAGAAAGGTCCTTCTTGCGGGAGAATGCCCAAACAATCTACAACGAT CTTGCCCGAGTTGTCCACCAGAGATAAATGAAGTATGTGGATCAGACAACATGACTTACACCAGCGAATGTGCACTTCGGGAAATCTCTTGCCTGTACAACCTTCCCGATCTTCAGGTGGCGCATCTTGGACATTGCCCGAATCAAG AATGTCCCGATACTTGCACTGACGTCATGGATCCAGTGTGTGCAACAAACGGCAAGACATATTCTTCGTTGTGCGCCCTCTCTGTTGAAGCTTGCAAATACAAGGATACTCAAATCACAGTGGCTTACAGAGGCAGATGTTCAGGGG ATTTTTGTAATGTGGTATGTCCGGATATCTATGAGCCGCTATGTGACAATAAAGGGACAACATATCAGAATGCCTGCCAGCTATGGATCGCCATTTGTACAGACCCCGGACTTACCAAGAAACTAGATCAAGAAGGATGCAATCTCGCTATTCCTTAA
- the LOC129257941 gene encoding serine protease inhibitor dipetalogastin-like isoform X2, whose amino-acid sequence MDLKYIFNVFMFIIYAASLRVTADSSEDDSCEDSDSSDYETMCEQYIAVTRCRNNFGPVCGSNSITYRSEYRLALAACSHGRDYPIIHVTRRGSCIWIPRPPVVVTVMMTQPSMVTTTPVPTTQMTTPTPTRRTPRQFGGNNTPQPGRGDTPCNDNCPDGPADGSAAVCGTDGETYETECHLLVKQCQEDRMLVVSTRGRCPQAQRQCPPTSICPMEYLPICGTGNITYPSLCHFQIAACKAKDDSRKVLLAGECPNNLQRSCPSCPPEINEVCGSDNMTYTSECALREISCLYNLPDLQVAHLGHCPNQECPDTCTDVMDPVCATNGKTYSSLCALSVEACKYKDTQITVAYRGRCSGDFCNVVCPDIYEPLCDNKGTTYQNACQLWIAICTDPGLTKKLDQEGCNLAIP is encoded by the exons ATGGATTTAAAGTACATTTTCAACGTATTCATGTTCATCATCTATGCGGCATCACTTCGGGTGACAGCGGACTCCAGTGAAGACG ATAGCTGCGAGGACTCGGACTCATCAGATTATGAGACGATGTGTGAACAGTACATTGCTGTGACGAGATGTCGGAACAACTTTGGGCCAGTCTGTGGGTCAAACAGTATCACGTATCGGAGCGAGTACCGCCTAGCACTGGCGGCCTGTTCACATGGGAGAGATTATCCGATTATTCACGTCACACGAAGGGGGTCGTGCATATGGATACCAAGACCTCCAG ttGTTGTAACCGTTATGATGACGCAACCATCCATGGTCACCACTACCCCAGTACCAACAACACAAATGACTACACCGACTCCTACCAGAAGAACGCCAAGGCAGTTTGGAGGAAATAACA CACCACAACCTGGTCGCGGCGATACTCCCTGCAACGACAACTGCCCCGATGGTCCCGCCGACGGTTCCGCTGCCGTGTGTGGTACGGATGGTGAGACGTACGAAACAGAGTGTCATCTCCTTGTCAAGCAATGCCAAGAAGATAGGATGTTGGTCGTGTCAACCCGTGGTCGGTGTCCTCAAGCCCAAAGACAGTGTCCTCCGACCAGTATCTGTCCAATGGAGTATCTTCCGATATGCGGTACGGGAAACATCACCTATCCGTCGTTGTGCCATTTCCAGATAGCCGCCTGTAAGGCCAAAGATGACTCGAGAAAGGTCCTTCTTGCGGGAGAATGCCCAAACAATCTACAACGAT CTTGCCCGAGTTGTCCACCAGAGATAAATGAAGTATGTGGATCAGACAACATGACTTACACCAGCGAATGTGCACTTCGGGAAATCTCTTGCCTGTACAACCTTCCCGATCTTCAGGTGGCGCATCTTGGACATTGCCCGAATCAAG AATGTCCCGATACTTGCACTGACGTCATGGATCCAGTGTGTGCAACAAACGGCAAGACATATTCTTCGTTGTGCGCCCTCTCTGTTGAAGCTTGCAAATACAAGGATACTCAAATCACAGTGGCTTACAGAGGCAGATGTTCAGGGG ATTTTTGTAATGTGGTATGTCCGGATATCTATGAGCCGCTATGTGACAATAAAGGGACAACATATCAGAATGCCTGCCAGCTATGGATCGCCATTTGTACAGACCCCGGACTTACCAAGAAACTAGATCAAGAAGGATGCAATCTCGCTATTCCTTAA